In one window of Gudongella oleilytica DNA:
- a CDS encoding phosphodiester glycosidase family protein: MRIRKTTVLIMLIAAILWLSPVSVSEAANIQLPEKIHETIDESQISPGVVHENHQRFTTSGWWNINVLRVDLTDKYTSVGSLFNPAGLSSRDSIGGMVEKKNAIAGINGDFYNFQPIPNSLGALVDEGRIISSPNHLPVFYLMDNEAFVDYFTTKITLTNWRSGYQLPVTTINKVSTNFDTIMMFNSHWGPKSIGNRFHQDLTEFLVINDVVADKRTGGAPFDIPLDENSFVISSRSSWVNDFQPGDRVQLDISITPDLRSLQFAIGAGGIILKDGQVTNTDVVVSGNHPRTGIGISKDGKEIILVTIDGRDSSFKGVSQEMFGAILKDLGAWNGVNLDGGGSTTMVVKPNGEGKSVVVNKPSEGTQRLVVNGVGVFSSAPMGMVDRIEIVSQKPSVFVGESAALTVKVYDQYHNLLVTDPSDVRWRVSGAAGRVSNGSFYAETSGVAKLTATYQGVSGEVDVKVLSNVVEIETDVDSFNVAVGGSRNIGKLVGLDKSGYSGELSYSNVSVSVTGGVGEFKEGIFYASRNIGAGSLILKAGDAVKTIRVSVGSQTIPVTSFEDGISFRFSGYPATVIGSALPSMEAVDGRTSIELSYDLSIGEGTRAAYVEFMNSPNGISLPGSPVRIGLMVNGDSSGTWLRGTLIDSAGKSHVIDFSKAIDFTGWRQLEASVPDGVAYPVSLQRVYVAEVNEQKFPLGRILIDALTVQTPTPFNDAEATINTKVQDPLEKSVQGGYRLVVYSEPAISGNTLFSRIVSSSRLTGLIQRLNGANTGVQLGNMSQGFKSSISHSRVLSGGSVYGVHREGELAVITLQSNSEGIRAQDSSQWMRLIKDINAEDKNLVLVVNRTISSFSDSMEASLLHNLLVEAAESGKNVYVVQSGSKNTSQLRDGVRYIELTGTKASTPYELSGYSYFELAIDGKNSGFQLVKPFGL; the protein is encoded by the coding sequence ATGAGAATAAGAAAAACAACAGTCTTGATTATGCTGATAGCCGCAATTTTATGGCTAAGTCCTGTCTCTGTTTCAGAGGCTGCAAATATACAGCTGCCGGAGAAGATACACGAAACAATCGATGAATCACAAATATCACCTGGAGTTGTTCATGAAAATCATCAGAGGTTCACAACCAGTGGATGGTGGAACATAAATGTATTGAGGGTCGATCTGACCGATAAATATACCAGTGTAGGGAGCCTCTTCAACCCAGCCGGACTCTCCTCGAGAGACAGCATTGGTGGAATGGTTGAGAAAAAGAATGCTATCGCCGGGATCAATGGCGACTTCTACAACTTCCAGCCTATACCTAATTCGCTCGGTGCATTGGTGGACGAAGGAAGAATAATATCCTCACCAAATCACCTCCCTGTATTCTATCTTATGGATAATGAAGCCTTTGTTGATTACTTTACTACCAAAATTACTCTTACCAACTGGCGGTCTGGTTATCAGCTGCCTGTCACCACCATAAACAAGGTTTCAACAAACTTTGATACTATTATGATGTTTAATTCCCATTGGGGTCCAAAATCGATCGGAAACAGATTCCACCAGGATCTGACAGAATTTCTGGTGATAAATGATGTTGTTGCAGATAAAAGGACCGGTGGAGCTCCATTTGATATTCCTCTCGATGAGAATTCATTCGTCATATCGTCAAGAAGCTCATGGGTAAATGACTTCCAGCCAGGAGACAGAGTACAGCTGGATATAAGTATTACTCCTGATTTGAGGAGTCTTCAGTTTGCCATAGGAGCAGGAGGAATAATTCTTAAGGATGGACAGGTCACAAATACTGATGTTGTTGTGTCCGGGAATCATCCAAGAACAGGGATAGGGATAAGTAAGGACGGCAAAGAGATCATCCTTGTGACTATTGATGGTCGGGACAGCTCATTCAAGGGTGTCTCCCAGGAAATGTTCGGAGCAATACTTAAAGATCTGGGTGCCTGGAACGGAGTGAACCTGGATGGTGGAGGTTCTACCACGATGGTGGTCAAGCCCAATGGTGAAGGTAAATCCGTTGTGGTGAATAAGCCCAGCGAGGGAACCCAACGGCTTGTCGTAAACGGAGTCGGAGTATTCAGTTCAGCTCCAATGGGCATGGTTGACCGGATTGAAATAGTTTCGCAGAAACCCAGTGTTTTCGTTGGCGAATCTGCTGCCTTAACTGTGAAGGTATACGATCAATATCATAATCTTTTAGTTACAGACCCCTCTGATGTCAGGTGGAGGGTCTCCGGAGCGGCTGGAAGGGTTAGTAATGGCTCCTTTTACGCAGAAACCTCAGGAGTGGCAAAGCTTACTGCTACCTATCAGGGAGTTTCCGGCGAAGTGGATGTAAAAGTACTGTCCAATGTGGTTGAGATAGAAACTGATGTGGACAGCTTTAATGTGGCTGTTGGCGGCTCGAGAAATATTGGTAAGCTGGTTGGGTTAGATAAATCAGGGTATTCAGGCGAGCTGTCCTATTCCAATGTATCAGTATCCGTAACTGGCGGTGTCGGCGAATTTAAGGAAGGCATATTCTATGCTTCCAGGAATATAGGCGCAGGATCTTTAATATTAAAAGCTGGTGATGCCGTTAAAACTATAAGGGTATCAGTAGGTTCTCAGACGATACCGGTGACTTCCTTTGAAGATGGTATAAGCTTCAGGTTTTCGGGGTATCCTGCTACTGTGATCGGCTCTGCTTTACCATCAATGGAGGCTGTCGACGGAAGAACCAGCATTGAGCTTTCTTACGATTTGTCAATTGGAGAAGGAACAAGGGCTGCTTATGTTGAATTCATGAATTCACCTAATGGGATTTCGCTTCCGGGATCCCCGGTAAGAATTGGACTAATGGTCAATGGAGATTCTTCTGGGACCTGGCTGAGAGGAACTCTAATAGACTCGGCAGGAAAAAGTCATGTGATCGATTTCTCCAAGGCAATAGACTTTACTGGCTGGAGGCAACTGGAAGCGTCCGTGCCTGACGGAGTTGCTTATCCAGTAAGTCTGCAGAGAGTATACGTGGCAGAGGTCAATGAACAAAAATTTCCTTTGGGCAGAATTTTGATCGATGCGCTTACTGTGCAAACACCTACACCATTTAATGATGCAGAAGCAACAATTAACACCAAGGTGCAGGATCCTCTTGAGAAATCGGTCCAGGGTGGGTACAGACTGGTGGTATATTCGGAACCTGCCATATCAGGAAACACACTCTTCTCAAGGATCGTATCCTCCTCCAGACTTACCGGTCTTATACAAAGGCTAAACGGAGCTAATACAGGAGTTCAATTGGGGAATATGAGTCAAGGATTCAAGTCTTCTATCTCTCACAGCAGAGTTTTGTCAGGAGGGTCTGTGTATGGGGTCCATAGGGAAGGAGAGCTTGCAGTCATAACACTCCAGTCCAATTCCGAGGGCATAAGAGCGCAGGACAGCAGCCAGTGGATGCGACTTATAAAGGATATAAATGCTGAAGATAAAAATCTTGTGCTTGTCGTCAACAGGACAATTTCAAGCTTTAGCGATTCAATGGAGGCCTCGCTTCTTCATAATCTATTGGTTGAAGCAGCTGAGTCCGGTAAAAATGTATATGTGGTCCAATCCGGTTCAAAAAATACCTCGCAACTCAGAGATGGAGTAAGATATATAGAGTTGACAGGCACAAAGGCTTCAACTCCTTATGAGCTATCCGGATATTCTTACTTTGAGCTTGCAATCGATGGAAAAAATTCTGGATTTCAACTTGTAAAACCATTTGGTTTATAG
- a CDS encoding zinc ribbon domain-containing protein codes for MSKFCGSCGAPLDIDDKFCGSCGSKIEGNKQMIDMSKDKAVRLSKPEKKPRKRGMFSLLALIVVFALGIGSIPGILGEDKIKPVKVQRGPEPLAAQTSSEASAIALKQYIYARIKTEEFEKAVLDKASIPELKIISESTARAWEDAMVYASVAEEINIQAIEVLESKIISRTKILNAFQSQLMFTAAAPVRYQTFTLTPIVPKEIDPKTWAESLTKKFDSTKGARRYNQLAQQLGTDAKAAYEQMQLAQQIINNEATEDAAFWDKLTQAAQVTKTACKVGLLGISMIGTGGGSVALLEGAGLLVGGVDCIVDVAETGSTIILGDGNQVAVAFGDIKEKMGPVSSLVGLVTLNPSGIGKAAKDTTEALVYVSDSLVDLFFEDKVMGIKVEGVSNHVISITSEVVRAGTEETLRDIGLKWPLDNDVKAIADILMGWKPDKDVTVARLDALAQQSAAIYENPELYNNTADSGLEKIPEEELEEWEAALADREVDSTDTDAPVTATDKSSSNISGTYTCDISGQFINESLSITIKDNGDGTAVVTNFDLWDMGSESFPARYNSDTGKFFFDIFEADFIKTGGSFTATGELYVEGQKHVVSLR; via the coding sequence ATGTCTAAATTTTGTGGTTCTTGTGGTGCTCCTTTAGATATTGATGACAAATTTTGTGGTTCCTGTGGCTCTAAAATCGAGGGAAATAAACAAATGATTGATATGTCTAAGGATAAGGCAGTCAGACTATCAAAGCCTGAGAAGAAACCCCGGAAAAGAGGGATGTTTTCTTTACTGGCGCTCATAGTAGTCTTTGCATTGGGTATTGGATCTATACCCGGAATATTAGGCGAGGATAAGATCAAACCAGTCAAAGTCCAAAGAGGACCGGAACCCCTTGCAGCACAGACTTCAAGTGAAGCTTCTGCTATAGCCTTAAAACAGTACATATATGCAAGGATAAAAACAGAAGAGTTTGAGAAGGCTGTTCTGGATAAGGCATCTATTCCTGAACTCAAAATCATATCAGAAAGCACTGCTCGAGCATGGGAAGACGCTATGGTTTATGCCTCTGTAGCAGAGGAAATCAATATCCAGGCGATAGAGGTTTTGGAATCGAAAATAATCAGTAGAACTAAGATACTAAATGCCTTTCAGTCGCAGCTTATGTTTACAGCTGCTGCACCGGTGCGTTACCAAACATTCACTCTAACACCGATCGTTCCAAAGGAAATCGACCCCAAGACATGGGCTGAAAGCTTAACCAAGAAATTTGATTCAACCAAAGGTGCCAGGAGATATAACCAATTAGCCCAACAGCTTGGAACTGACGCAAAGGCTGCATATGAGCAAATGCAGCTAGCCCAACAGATAATCAATAACGAGGCGACTGAAGATGCCGCATTCTGGGACAAGTTGACCCAGGCAGCTCAGGTCACAAAGACAGCATGTAAGGTAGGATTATTAGGTATATCAATGATTGGAACTGGAGGAGGCAGCGTTGCACTACTGGAAGGAGCAGGTCTTTTGGTCGGAGGGGTCGACTGTATAGTAGATGTTGCTGAAACTGGGAGTACCATAATCCTTGGAGATGGAAACCAGGTAGCTGTAGCGTTTGGTGATATAAAGGAAAAGATGGGACCAGTATCATCTTTGGTTGGCCTTGTAACCTTGAATCCGTCAGGAATCGGCAAGGCTGCAAAGGATACCACGGAGGCATTGGTCTATGTCAGTGATTCACTTGTGGATCTATTCTTCGAGGACAAGGTCATGGGAATCAAAGTAGAGGGGGTTTCCAATCACGTTATTTCAATTACCAGTGAAGTAGTCAGGGCTGGTACAGAAGAAACTCTAAGGGATATCGGTCTCAAATGGCCATTGGATAATGATGTTAAAGCGATAGCAGATATTCTGATGGGTTGGAAACCAGATAAGGATGTTACTGTTGCACGACTGGATGCATTGGCACAACAAAGTGCCGCAATTTATGAAAATCCTGAGCTTTATAATAATACTGCTGATAGCGGACTGGAGAAAATACCCGAGGAGGAATTGGAAGAGTGGGAAGCTGCTTTGGCAGATCGTGAAGTTGATTCTACAGATACAGACGCTCCGGTTACAGCTACAGATAAATCCTCATCCAACATTTCTGGAACATATACATGCGACATAAGTGGTCAGTTTATAAATGAGAGCCTGTCAATTACCATAAAGGATAATGGTGACGGAACTGCTGTAGTCACCAATTTTGATCTTTGGGATATGGGCAGTGAGAGCTTTCCTGCTCGGTACAACTCAGATACCGGTAAGTTTTTCTTTGATATATTTGAAGCAGATTTCATTAAAACCGGGGGAAGCTTTACAGCCACCGGTGAGCTTTATGTGGAGGGTCAGAAGCACGTTGTCAGCCTTCGATAG
- a CDS encoding SixA phosphatase family protein: MSKYLILYRHGIAEDKETSAEDDLRSLSARGKNLLKKSVSGFKTMIESYDNLRIFSSPTLRAKETAEMLAVELEIDEPTYREFLGTGSGVSKLRGLLKEIEPGEAAIVVGQQPYLSLWSQEISGTFLRFKKGTAACFKFPDEEMGETKAELLWYLQTREFVKINDK, from the coding sequence ATGAGTAAGTACCTAATACTTTATAGACATGGAATTGCAGAGGACAAGGAAACTTCAGCAGAGGATGATCTCAGGTCACTGTCTGCAAGAGGCAAGAACCTTCTTAAAAAGAGCGTCTCAGGTTTTAAAACAATGATCGAAAGCTATGATAATCTGAGGATTTTCTCAAGCCCTACCCTTAGAGCTAAGGAAACGGCTGAAATGCTCGCTGTCGAGTTGGAAATTGATGAGCCGACGTACCGTGAGTTCCTTGGAACAGGAAGCGGGGTCAGCAAGCTTAGAGGGCTGCTGAAGGAAATCGAGCCGGGGGAGGCAGCAATAGTCGTTGGGCAGCAGCCATACCTTTCACTTTGGAGCCAGGAGATATCCGGGACATTCCTGCGCTTTAAGAAGGGAACTGCAGCATGCTTCAAATTCCCTGATGAGGAAATGGGCGAGACAAAGGCAGAGCTTCTTTGGTATCTTCAAACCCGTGAATTTGTAAAAATAAACGATAAATAA
- the cas3 gene encoding CRISPR-associated helicase Cas3', whose product MIKFQETTQSLWAKKSTDNNEKWLPLIVHLRDADLCADNLWEKWLSKSVKSFLSKNIIIAEESDPELEAKKLFKFVCSSHDLGKATPVFALANNFIKNPVVEVELINKLVKSGLSDFELTKTIKENRVKIHHSKASQILLESYGVNERVSSIVGSHHGKPYSDKKYLRNSMIESYKRQFRGNIHQNESWNNAQSELLNACLLWSGFESVNNLPLPNQQAQFILAGLVIMVDWIVSNELYFPLYNFDYDWYEDFSDTNCLQRVEKGWNKLGLSKPWQSSDAQFNFDLYSERFSTSNEKFNPRPMQKLVMQLSNNVSSPGIMIIEAPMGQGKTEAALVAAEIFAEQVGASGIYFALPTQATTNGLFPRILKWIERLDDEYHTIKLLHSKAQFNETYIKIFESDSQIDIDGEHNKKEFENLSVHSWFQGQKKSLLSDFVVGTVDHILLAALKQKHLMLRHVGLAGKVVIIDECHAYDAYMNQYLGRALSWLGSYGVPVILLSATLPEETRNFLVSQYCQDKEVQKPDDKYGYPLITYSDGDEVSYAGLYSNESEKDTTIYVNRLKIENLLSLIDDKLSDGGNMGIIVNTVKQAQDIYDSISAIDFDGDVKLFHSQFLAPDRMKKEDTLLKELGPESVSSRPYKGVIIGTQVLEQSLNIDFDILVSELCPMDLLIQRVGRLHRFRTKRPEKLINPELHIFGLEDDISSGTKKVYGECLLERTKRLLPNQLTLPKDIPALVQHTYDLSYEIPELDENYYIYLEKHQIRISHKESKAQAFLLTKPSNDQDLYLQRQLDFQDVQSNSEQAATAQVRDSGDSLEIILLKKIDDDCVTFAGLESKDNYIYLNYTPDYEQARRIAQQTIRLPFVFCLPSIIDKTISVLEEMTLRQCPEFLKSPWLEGQLFLILDENNKGKLLGYDVSYSMDLGFQYSKEREDD is encoded by the coding sequence ATGATAAAATTTCAAGAAACAACTCAAAGTTTATGGGCTAAAAAATCTACTGACAATAATGAAAAGTGGCTACCACTAATTGTGCATTTAAGAGATGCAGACTTGTGTGCAGATAATTTATGGGAAAAGTGGTTGTCTAAATCAGTAAAATCATTTTTAAGTAAAAATATTATCATTGCCGAAGAATCAGATCCTGAGTTAGAGGCCAAGAAACTTTTTAAGTTTGTATGCTCAAGCCATGACTTAGGAAAAGCAACACCAGTATTTGCATTAGCAAATAATTTCATTAAAAATCCAGTTGTAGAAGTAGAGTTGATAAACAAGTTAGTAAAAAGTGGGTTAAGTGATTTTGAACTAACAAAAACCATCAAAGAGAATAGAGTAAAAATTCATCATTCAAAGGCTTCACAAATTCTATTGGAATCTTATGGTGTAAATGAACGTGTTTCAAGTATAGTTGGATCCCACCATGGCAAACCATATTCTGACAAGAAATATTTAAGAAATTCAATGATTGAATCATACAAGAGACAATTTAGAGGAAATATTCATCAGAATGAAAGCTGGAATAATGCTCAATCTGAGTTGCTTAATGCATGCTTGTTATGGTCAGGATTTGAAAGTGTTAATAATCTTCCGCTTCCAAACCAGCAAGCTCAATTTATTTTAGCTGGATTAGTTATAATGGTGGATTGGATAGTAAGTAATGAATTATATTTTCCTCTATACAACTTTGATTACGATTGGTATGAAGATTTTTCAGATACAAATTGTTTACAAAGAGTAGAGAAAGGCTGGAACAAATTAGGGTTATCCAAGCCTTGGCAATCAAGTGATGCTCAATTCAATTTTGACTTATATTCTGAAAGATTTTCAACCAGTAATGAGAAGTTTAACCCTCGCCCAATGCAAAAATTAGTCATGCAATTAAGCAATAACGTATCTTCTCCAGGGATAATGATTATAGAGGCACCCATGGGTCAAGGTAAAACTGAGGCTGCTTTGGTTGCTGCGGAAATTTTTGCTGAACAAGTTGGGGCTTCTGGAATATACTTTGCACTACCCACTCAAGCAACAACGAATGGCCTATTTCCTCGAATTTTAAAATGGATAGAAAGGCTTGATGATGAATATCACACAATTAAGCTATTACATAGCAAAGCACAATTTAATGAAACATATATAAAAATATTTGAATCTGATTCTCAGATAGACATAGATGGTGAACACAATAAAAAGGAATTTGAAAACTTAAGTGTTCATTCATGGTTTCAAGGCCAAAAAAAATCCTTGCTTTCCGATTTTGTGGTCGGCACAGTTGATCATATTCTTTTAGCTGCTCTAAAACAAAAACACTTAATGCTAAGACACGTCGGTTTAGCGGGTAAAGTGGTGATAATTGACGAATGCCATGCATATGATGCATATATGAACCAATATTTAGGAAGGGCGTTAAGCTGGCTTGGCTCATACGGCGTTCCTGTAATCTTGCTTTCGGCAACCTTGCCGGAAGAAACTAGAAATTTTTTGGTTTCACAATATTGTCAGGATAAGGAAGTTCAAAAGCCAGATGATAAATATGGTTACCCCCTAATAACCTATAGTGATGGAGATGAAGTAAGTTATGCTGGTTTGTATAGTAATGAGTCAGAAAAAGATACTACGATTTACGTAAACAGACTAAAAATTGAGAATTTACTTAGCCTGATAGATGACAAGTTATCTGATGGTGGCAACATGGGGATAATAGTTAACACAGTAAAGCAGGCTCAAGATATATATGATTCAATATCAGCTATTGATTTTGATGGAGATGTTAAACTATTTCATTCTCAATTTTTAGCACCGGATAGGATGAAAAAAGAAGATACTCTTCTTAAGGAATTAGGGCCTGAATCTGTGTCCAGTAGACCGTATAAGGGAGTTATTATAGGAACTCAAGTATTAGAACAGTCGTTAAATATTGATTTTGACATTCTGGTGTCAGAGCTATGTCCAATGGACTTGTTGATTCAAAGAGTAGGCAGGCTTCACCGGTTCAGGACAAAACGCCCTGAAAAATTAATAAATCCAGAATTACACATATTTGGATTAGAGGATGATATTTCATCAGGAACAAAAAAAGTATATGGCGAGTGTCTTTTAGAAAGAACAAAAAGATTATTGCCAAATCAATTAACTTTACCAAAAGACATTCCAGCTCTGGTCCAGCATACTTATGATTTATCATATGAAATCCCAGAATTAGATGAAAATTACTATATATATTTAGAGAAACATCAAATAAGAATTAGTCATAAAGAATCTAAAGCCCAAGCATTTCTGCTTACTAAACCTTCTAATGATCAGGATTTATATCTTCAACGACAACTTGATTTTCAAGATGTTCAATCAAATTCCGAACAAGCTGCAACAGCCCAAGTCAGGGATAGCGGAGATTCTCTAGAGATTATTTTGTTAAAAAAGATAGATGATGATTGTGTTACATTTGCGGGACTTGAATCTAAAGATAATTATATTTATCTGAATTATACGCCTGATTATGAACAAGCCAGAAGGATTGCTCAGCAAACAATAAGACTGCCATTTGTTTTTTGCTTGCCAAGTATCATTGATAAGACCATATCAGTGTTAGAAGAAATGACTCTGAGACAATGCCCTGAATTCTTAAAGTCACCTTGGCTAGAGGGACAATTATTTTTAATTTTAGACGAAAACAATAAAGGAAAGCTTTTGGGCTATGATGTGTCATATTCCATGGATTTAGGATTTCAATACTCAAAAGAAAGAGAGGATGATTAG